A single Anatilimnocola floriformis DNA region contains:
- a CDS encoding glycosyltransferase has product MIVATILSGNSSAIVAEAVHSVLQHVDLVLLIDTGITDDTLEVAERIAGEKFRCEVFPWQNDFAAARNFSLAAAAKHGGTWALTVDTDERVHFPGYLDCESLRQELDSRPEVLVWLVPAEAGDYTKERLIRVPATLEWHGPTHEAFVGVEEQQRQVLTGCSFWELAKSAEDFERKLLRDRSILERQCELQPDDGRWWYYLGQTHEGLHDLPAAIAAFRRCGEVDAWQEEAAWAYFKAASCLSQLERHREAIECCALGMTHDNSLAELPWLAAFSCQRLGENRKAEWWAEMAILLGNYEGLEAGASRVGFRHLPAWYEGPFDVLRVALAELGDERGAASAELNHNRALQRRLDYTAALKNAVSANAELQIS; this is encoded by the coding sequence ATGATTGTTGCCACGATTCTGTCGGGAAATAGCAGCGCCATCGTCGCCGAGGCAGTGCACAGTGTGCTGCAGCATGTTGACTTGGTGCTGCTCATCGACACGGGAATCACCGACGACACGCTGGAGGTCGCCGAGCGCATCGCGGGGGAGAAATTTCGCTGCGAAGTCTTTCCCTGGCAAAATGATTTTGCAGCGGCGCGAAATTTTTCGCTCGCTGCCGCTGCGAAACATGGCGGCACTTGGGCCCTGACCGTCGATACCGATGAGCGCGTCCATTTTCCCGGCTATCTCGATTGCGAATCACTCAGGCAAGAATTGGATTCGCGGCCCGAAGTGTTAGTCTGGCTCGTTCCAGCCGAAGCGGGCGATTACACAAAAGAACGACTCATTCGCGTTCCTGCCACGCTCGAATGGCACGGGCCGACGCATGAAGCGTTTGTCGGCGTCGAAGAGCAACAGCGGCAAGTGCTCACGGGTTGCTCATTTTGGGAATTGGCAAAGTCAGCAGAGGATTTTGAACGCAAACTGCTGCGCGATCGGAGCATTCTCGAGCGGCAGTGCGAACTCCAACCAGACGACGGCCGCTGGTGGTATTACCTCGGTCAGACGCACGAGGGCCTCCATGATTTGCCGGCCGCGATTGCCGCCTTTCGTCGTTGTGGTGAGGTCGATGCGTGGCAGGAAGAAGCGGCCTGGGCCTACTTCAAAGCAGCGTCGTGTCTCAGCCAATTGGAACGGCATCGAGAAGCAATCGAATGTTGCGCGCTCGGTATGACGCACGACAACAGCCTGGCCGAGTTGCCTTGGCTGGCGGCTTTCAGTTGCCAACGACTGGGCGAGAATCGCAAAGCCGAGTGGTGGGCGGAAATGGCGATCCTGCTCGGCAACTACGAAGGGCTGGAAGCCGGCGCATCGCGCGTCGGCTTTCGTCATTTGCCCGCCTGGTACGAAGGTCCCTTCGACGTGCTGCGCGTTGCACTCGCAGAATTGGGAGACGAGCGCGGAGCGGCCTCGGCTGAGCTCAATCACAATCGCGCACTGCAACGGCGACTCGATTACACGGCGGCTTTGAAAAACGCCGTTTCGGCCAACGCCGAATTGCAAATCTCGTAA
- a CDS encoding AsmA-like C-terminal region-containing protein, whose translation MSSAADNPKATWGASLTRHTWRVVIGTSLVFAILVALRYYGVNKLDREIRNRVEQKLRDHYQGLQVNVRSARRLDDRGIEVRGISIQEAGGAHAPMIAVIEEAIIHCDTSLPELLTAMPKIQRIDVRRVKLRAERKPSGVWNVSHLFPLPSVGGQAPAAVISDGTVEVIDPSQVNTTPLTFRNIELVIGSANAPQNPLPGNVPAEPIPKEKMSLKITGSIAGDHFERVDLEGTWQPFAGSWELRGAVEGLEFSPRLRAALPREAGEMLKPLSSVRGRTYFSFHVANPTNEQRQKQQAAINFVVHGRIDEGRIDDARLPDPLTDVEATIRLDPRGVWIDDLTGRCGPANLKLSAELKGYSLNSPGQIDLTAERLNLDRLTVSQLPAALQKVWQEFTPRGIVDIQTRVVSDGRRWTPTFGVRCHNLSVQYVKFPLRLTDGTGTLQMANDQLKVRLDMVGGGKIINCQADIAHPGADFSGWAEISSQGGPLSIDDRLLQALTPQAELIVRKFQPKGAVSFQAKITRPVGSKDIHRALTVSLHDLTIQHDSFRYPIDRVNGTLQMNDDDWTFHHLTGRNDSGHISAYGTWQKYPADGNQLKLNFTATDLQLEDELRRALPAAMQKLWVNLRPRGNLDHLQVQMKYNADRKDTSIVVDAEKWPANKQTEGGTISIEPTWIRYGLDNVTGNFHYENGQTTLRNLTARHGQLTLQAEGSSQTVEGGGCRVVFNRVSAERIQLDHDLLSALPVGLAASLARLEISGPLNMQGALELIAPAATDQQPQVGWDLSLDMENGRLVAGTPIEHIHGSVQLRGFNGPTGFENRGELNIDSAIVRDVQLTQIRGPLAFDAEQLRFGTWAERELPNRKLRPLTANIFGGVLAIDGQLKFGQQLPFQIQAWLEQGDLSAIARELAPRKQRIGGKVFAVVNLVGTGEGVHTYRGNGQIRLRDADIYELPTIIALLKLTSADRNAFNSSSVDFRIVGDDFELDRIELVGDAITLKGRGRISNAREVAMQLYTQVGRDDAYLPIFRPLLGEASRQFLLFDISGSLDHPVINRQVFPNLNERLQEIFPELANGPEVVRPKDVGTNLRNVTKDVLMPWKRGTP comes from the coding sequence ATGTCGTCCGCCGCTGACAATCCGAAAGCCACCTGGGGTGCGAGCCTGACTCGGCACACCTGGCGGGTTGTCATTGGCACGTCGCTTGTGTTCGCGATTCTCGTGGCCTTGCGTTACTACGGCGTGAACAAGCTCGACCGCGAAATTCGCAACCGCGTCGAGCAAAAACTGCGCGACCATTATCAAGGTTTGCAAGTCAACGTTCGTTCGGCGCGACGCTTGGATGACCGCGGCATCGAAGTCCGCGGTATCTCGATCCAAGAAGCGGGGGGCGCGCACGCGCCGATGATCGCCGTCATCGAAGAAGCCATCATCCACTGCGATACCAGCCTGCCGGAATTACTCACCGCGATGCCGAAGATTCAGCGGATTGATGTTCGCCGCGTTAAGCTTCGCGCCGAACGCAAACCGAGCGGCGTGTGGAACGTGAGCCACTTGTTTCCGCTTCCCTCCGTCGGCGGTCAGGCGCCGGCCGCGGTCATTAGCGACGGCACGGTCGAAGTGATCGATCCTTCGCAGGTCAACACCACGCCCCTCACGTTCCGCAACATCGAGCTCGTGATCGGTTCGGCCAATGCTCCGCAGAATCCGCTTCCTGGCAACGTCCCAGCCGAGCCGATTCCCAAAGAGAAGATGTCGCTGAAGATCACTGGTTCGATCGCCGGCGATCACTTCGAACGTGTCGATCTCGAAGGAACCTGGCAGCCATTCGCCGGCAGTTGGGAACTGCGCGGCGCGGTCGAAGGCCTGGAATTCAGTCCGCGCCTGCGAGCCGCCTTACCGCGCGAAGCCGGCGAAATGCTCAAGCCGTTGTCGAGCGTTCGCGGCCGCACTTACTTCAGCTTTCATGTTGCTAATCCCACCAACGAACAGCGCCAGAAACAGCAAGCCGCGATTAACTTCGTCGTCCACGGTCGCATCGATGAAGGCCGGATCGACGACGCTCGTTTGCCCGATCCGCTGACCGATGTCGAAGCGACGATTCGTCTCGATCCCCGCGGCGTGTGGATCGACGATCTCACCGGCCGCTGCGGCCCTGCCAATCTCAAGCTCTCTGCCGAGCTGAAAGGTTATTCGCTCAACTCCCCCGGTCAGATCGATCTGACGGCCGAACGTTTAAATCTCGATCGCCTCACGGTCTCGCAGTTGCCTGCCGCGCTGCAAAAAGTCTGGCAAGAATTCACGCCGCGCGGCATTGTCGATATTCAGACCCGCGTGGTTTCCGACGGCCGACGCTGGACACCGACGTTCGGCGTGCGTTGCCACAACCTTTCGGTGCAGTATGTGAAATTTCCGCTGCGACTGACCGATGGCACCGGCACGTTGCAAATGGCCAACGATCAGTTGAAGGTCCGGCTCGATATGGTGGGCGGCGGCAAGATCATCAACTGCCAGGCCGACATCGCACACCCCGGCGCCGATTTCAGCGGCTGGGCCGAAATCAGTTCACAAGGTGGCCCGCTCTCCATCGATGATCGGCTGCTGCAGGCCCTCACTCCGCAAGCCGAACTCATCGTGCGGAAGTTTCAACCGAAGGGAGCGGTTTCGTTTCAGGCAAAAATCACGCGGCCGGTCGGCAGCAAAGACATCCATCGCGCTCTCACGGTTTCGCTGCACGATCTGACGATTCAGCACGACTCGTTTCGCTATCCCATCGATCGCGTGAACGGCACGTTGCAGATGAACGACGACGATTGGACCTTTCATCATCTGACCGGCCGCAACGACAGCGGCCATATCTCGGCGTATGGCACGTGGCAGAAGTATCCCGCGGACGGCAATCAGTTGAAGCTCAACTTCACGGCGACCGACTTGCAATTGGAAGATGAACTCCGCCGGGCGTTGCCTGCGGCGATGCAAAAGCTGTGGGTCAATCTGCGGCCGCGCGGCAATCTCGATCACTTGCAAGTGCAGATGAAATACAACGCTGATCGCAAGGACACGAGCATCGTTGTCGATGCAGAAAAATGGCCCGCCAACAAACAGACCGAAGGCGGCACCATCTCGATCGAGCCTACGTGGATTCGCTACGGCCTCGATAACGTGACCGGCAATTTTCATTACGAGAATGGACAGACGACGCTGCGCAATCTCACGGCCCGTCACGGTCAGCTCACGCTGCAAGCCGAAGGCTCGAGTCAGACAGTCGAAGGAGGCGGTTGCCGCGTGGTTTTCAATCGCGTCAGTGCCGAACGCATTCAGCTCGATCACGATTTGCTCTCGGCGTTGCCCGTCGGCCTGGCCGCTTCGCTGGCTCGCTTGGAAATCTCCGGGCCGCTGAATATGCAAGGCGCTCTCGAGCTCATCGCACCCGCCGCGACCGATCAGCAGCCGCAGGTGGGCTGGGACCTGAGTCTCGACATGGAAAATGGTCGACTTGTCGCTGGCACGCCCATCGAACATATCCATGGCTCGGTGCAACTACGCGGCTTCAATGGGCCGACCGGTTTTGAGAACCGGGGCGAATTGAATATCGACTCGGCCATCGTTCGCGATGTGCAGCTCACTCAGATTCGCGGCCCGCTAGCCTTCGATGCCGAACAGCTCCGCTTTGGCACCTGGGCCGAGCGCGAGTTGCCGAACCGCAAACTGCGGCCACTCACGGCGAACATTTTCGGCGGCGTCCTGGCGATCGACGGTCAGCTGAAATTTGGTCAGCAGCTTCCCTTTCAAATCCAAGCCTGGCTGGAGCAAGGTGACCTCTCGGCAATTGCTCGCGAACTCGCGCCGCGAAAACAACGCATCGGCGGCAAGGTCTTTGCCGTGGTCAATCTCGTGGGGACTGGCGAAGGAGTGCATACCTATCGCGGCAATGGCCAGATCCGTCTGCGGGATGCGGACATTTATGAACTGCCAACGATCATCGCACTCCTCAAGCTCACGTCCGCCGATCGCAATGCGTTCAATTCCAGCAGCGTCGACTTCCGCATCGTCGGCGATGATTTTGAACTCGATCGCATCGAACTCGTTGGCGACGCGATCACCCTTAAAGGCCGCGGCCGCATCAGTAACGCTCGCGAAGTGGCCATGCAGCTTTACACGCAAGTCGGCCGCGACGATGCTTATCTACCGATCTTTCGACCGCTGCTGGGTGAAGCCAGCCGGCAGTTCCTACTCTTCGATATCAGCGGGTCGCTCGATCACCCCGTCATCAACCGCCAGGTTTTCCCGAACCTGAACGAACGGCTGCAAGAGATCTTCCCCGAATTGGCCAACGGCCCCGAAGTGGTTCGGCCTAAAGACGTCGGCACGAACCTGCGCAACGTGACCAAGGATGTGCTCATGCCGTGGAAGCGCGGTACGCCGTAA
- a CDS encoding ArnT family glycosyltransferase, whose protein sequence is MRPSSHSRWLLIAVLALALGVRIGAAFWWQARVPVGQRFGFPDSESYWQLGQKIAASQPYEFGPSRYRIFRTPGYPLLLSVVFVCGGQDAPVMAGRFLSTILGTVTCGLTAALGWRLFGERVGLLSALAVAIYPEAIAQSVFVLSEAPFTPLMLLQLIGWIAAWQSSSLRASIIWAIIAGACAGLATLMRPSWLLFLPFAGVIALTIDSQRLKQLQIIGLMFASLCVTMSPWWIYTWSIAGRFVPTSLQVGASLYDGLSPIATGASDMRYVAEFEAQQRKTDAEKTPPAGQLFEDRLDETMKQASLKWARENPQRVVELAVIKFVRIWSPWPNAAEFRSNKLRLMLLVSFVPAMILMAIGTYRSRQHGWIILLLWLPAVYFTLLHMIFVSSIRYRQPALIPLLVLAAVAAAWLISFTPSPKSQTA, encoded by the coding sequence ATGCGACCTTCGTCCCACTCCCGCTGGCTGCTGATTGCCGTCCTGGCTCTCGCGCTGGGAGTGCGCATCGGAGCTGCCTTCTGGTGGCAAGCGCGCGTGCCGGTGGGACAACGATTTGGTTTTCCCGATAGCGAAAGCTATTGGCAACTCGGCCAGAAGATCGCCGCCAGTCAGCCGTACGAATTTGGGCCGTCGCGCTATCGGATCTTTCGCACGCCTGGCTATCCGTTGCTCCTCAGCGTGGTGTTTGTTTGCGGTGGACAAGACGCGCCGGTAATGGCCGGCCGATTTTTGTCGACGATCCTCGGCACCGTCACTTGCGGCTTGACCGCCGCACTCGGTTGGCGATTGTTCGGTGAACGCGTTGGTTTGCTGAGCGCGCTCGCGGTGGCCATCTATCCCGAAGCGATTGCTCAAAGTGTGTTCGTGCTCAGCGAAGCACCCTTCACGCCGCTCATGCTGTTGCAACTCATCGGCTGGATCGCGGCCTGGCAAAGTTCGTCGCTGCGTGCTTCGATCATTTGGGCGATCATCGCCGGAGCCTGTGCGGGACTCGCCACGCTCATGCGGCCGAGTTGGTTGTTGTTCCTGCCGTTCGCTGGCGTGATTGCGTTGACGATCGATTCACAACGTCTCAAGCAATTGCAAATCATCGGCCTGATGTTCGCCAGCCTCTGCGTGACGATGTCGCCGTGGTGGATTTACACCTGGTCGATCGCTGGCCGCTTTGTGCCGACGTCGTTGCAAGTCGGCGCGAGTCTGTACGACGGGTTGAGCCCGATCGCGACCGGCGCGAGTGACATGCGGTACGTCGCTGAATTCGAAGCACAACAGCGCAAAACCGATGCCGAAAAAACTCCGCCGGCCGGGCAACTCTTCGAAGATCGACTCGACGAAACCATGAAACAAGCCAGTCTGAAATGGGCTCGTGAAAATCCACAGCGCGTCGTCGAACTCGCCGTGATTAAGTTCGTGCGCATCTGGTCGCCGTGGCCGAATGCGGCAGAGTTTCGCAGCAACAAACTACGCCTGATGCTGTTGGTCAGCTTCGTGCCGGCCATGATCCTCATGGCGATCGGCACTTATCGCAGTCGTCAGCACGGCTGGATCATTCTGCTGCTGTGGTTGCCCGCGGTGTACTTCACGCTGCTGCACATGATTTTTGTCAGCTCGATTCGTTATCGCCAACCGGCGCTCATTCCTCTCTTGGTTCTCGCTGCTGTTGCCGCGGCCTGGCTGATCTCGTTCACTCCTTCCCCGAAATCGCAAACCGCCTGA
- a CDS encoding peptidylprolyl isomerase, which produces MVAKSLAGFALTAVVCLGFALLASGCGGSKTPAPAASIETTPTSHGTPVADSIVSDSFATKPVVKKPAVDPILLINTSAGSVKVQLFQQKAPQTVDNFLRNYVNRGYYEQTIFHHVDKNSMIAAGGFTPDLQAKPNRAAVYNEAANGLKNTRGTLAMARDPAIAHSATSQFFFNIVDNTGLDFVSDASDAEYGYCVFGQVLEGLDVLDKIAAQPVTAQGDFPSVPTEAVVIQNIQQVQ; this is translated from the coding sequence ATGGTTGCAAAGAGTCTGGCTGGGTTTGCGTTGACGGCTGTGGTTTGTCTGGGCTTTGCCCTGCTCGCCAGCGGTTGCGGCGGCAGCAAAACTCCGGCGCCGGCCGCGAGCATCGAAACCACGCCCACTTCGCACGGCACACCCGTCGCCGATTCGATCGTCAGCGATTCGTTCGCCACCAAGCCGGTCGTGAAGAAACCCGCCGTCGATCCGATCCTGCTGATCAACACGTCGGCCGGCAGCGTGAAGGTGCAATTGTTCCAGCAAAAGGCGCCGCAAACGGTCGACAACTTCTTGCGGAACTACGTCAACCGCGGCTATTACGAGCAAACGATCTTTCATCACGTCGACAAGAACTCGATGATCGCCGCCGGCGGCTTCACGCCCGATCTACAAGCCAAGCCGAACCGTGCGGCGGTTTACAACGAGGCTGCCAACGGTCTGAAGAACACTCGCGGCACACTGGCCATGGCCCGCGATCCAGCGATTGCTCACAGCGCCACGTCGCAGTTCTTCTTCAACATCGTCGACAACACCGGGCTCGATTTCGTATCGGACGCGAGCGACGCCGAATACGGCTACTGCGTCTTTGGCCAGGTTTTGGAAGGGCTCGATGTGCTCGACAAAATCGCCGCTCAGCCTGTCACGGCGCAAGGTGATTTTCCCTCAGTGCCTACCGAAGCGGTGGTTATTCAGAACATTCAGCAGGTGCAGTAG
- a CDS encoding APC family permease — protein sequence MTQKPDDSTETHLTEPVKEVDADKAIEPADEPGFNETVKTLLVGKPLDLADHSIHNHISLIAFLAWVGLGADGLSSSCYGPSEAFEHLRGHTYLALFLALATVFTVVIISACYSYIIEAFPSGGGGYLVASKMLGSRVGALSGCALVVDYILTVTVSIAAAGDALFGLLGTTLTQFAPLFGGSTNMKVAFEIGAILFLVILNLRGVKESVTVLAPIFVVFLVTHAVLIFGVLGMHVGDIGGLASDVSTSISNDAKNPAYGWLFLLSMLLKAYSLGAGTYTGIEAVSNSMAVMREPRVATAQRTMIYMGASLAITAGGLMVAYLLFELDLKKNHVVGPTAEVVATNASHAGELPMTRSEGLIALKELRKADDKDQTMNDLLVQWFVGGAERVIKDEKVPWWGSLFRYITILSEAVLLLVAAQAGFIGGPKCLANMAHDSWVPHWFGSLSERLSSHYGILLIGLSSMAALMVTSGNVSKLLIMYSINVFVTFTLSMVGMCLYYYPMKGKIPNWNMRMTLFTFGAVLCASILVVTIIFKFLEGGYITVLVTGALTGLALLIRRYYVGVSKRLRGLDETLGTIEVQGKPNLTPPNPDLPTAVILVGGYSGLGVHTLLNSLRFVPNHFKNVIFISVGVVDSGNFKGIEAMEDLRMHTEDSLEKYVDLARRLGLPSRAYMSIGTDVVDELEQLSRVVHRDFPGAVVFAGQLVFQRETWYGKLLHNQTAYSLQRRLQWDGVPMVILPTRVRD from the coding sequence ATGACCCAGAAACCAGACGACTCGACGGAAACACACCTGACCGAACCGGTCAAGGAAGTCGACGCCGATAAAGCCATCGAGCCGGCCGACGAACCCGGTTTTAATGAGACAGTCAAAACGCTGCTCGTCGGCAAACCGCTCGACCTCGCCGATCATTCGATCCACAACCATATTTCGCTCATCGCGTTTCTGGCCTGGGTCGGTCTCGGCGCCGACGGTTTGTCTTCGTCGTGCTACGGCCCGAGCGAAGCCTTCGAACATTTGCGGGGACACACTTACCTCGCGCTGTTCCTGGCGCTGGCGACGGTCTTTACCGTTGTCATCATTTCGGCCTGCTACAGCTACATCATCGAAGCGTTCCCCAGCGGCGGCGGCGGCTATCTCGTGGCCAGCAAAATGCTCGGCAGTCGAGTCGGCGCGCTCAGCGGTTGTGCGCTCGTTGTCGACTACATTCTGACGGTCACGGTCTCGATCGCGGCGGCCGGCGATGCGCTGTTTGGCTTGCTCGGAACGACACTCACGCAGTTTGCGCCACTCTTTGGTGGTTCGACGAACATGAAGGTGGCGTTCGAGATTGGCGCTATTCTGTTTCTCGTGATTTTGAATCTGCGCGGCGTGAAAGAATCGGTGACGGTGCTCGCGCCGATCTTTGTCGTCTTCCTCGTCACTCACGCGGTGCTGATCTTCGGCGTGCTGGGCATGCACGTCGGCGACATCGGCGGCCTGGCGAGCGATGTCTCGACCAGCATTTCGAATGATGCCAAGAACCCGGCCTACGGCTGGCTGTTTTTGCTCAGCATGTTGCTCAAAGCCTATTCACTCGGTGCCGGTACTTACACCGGTATCGAAGCCGTTTCGAACAGTATGGCGGTGATGCGCGAACCGCGCGTGGCGACTGCCCAGCGCACGATGATCTACATGGGCGCTTCGCTGGCCATCACGGCTGGTGGCTTGATGGTGGCGTATCTGCTATTTGAACTCGACTTGAAGAAGAACCATGTCGTGGGTCCGACGGCGGAAGTGGTCGCCACGAATGCCAGTCATGCGGGCGAATTGCCCATGACGCGCTCGGAAGGTTTGATTGCTCTGAAAGAACTGCGCAAAGCCGATGATAAAGATCAGACGATGAACGACCTGCTCGTGCAGTGGTTCGTCGGCGGCGCCGAACGGGTGATCAAGGACGAAAAAGTTCCTTGGTGGGGCAGCTTGTTCCGCTACATCACGATTCTGTCGGAAGCCGTGCTGCTGCTTGTGGCTGCTCAGGCGGGGTTCATCGGCGGGCCGAAGTGCCTTGCCAATATGGCCCATGACAGTTGGGTGCCGCACTGGTTCGGCAGCCTGTCGGAACGCTTGTCTTCGCACTACGGCATTTTGCTGATCGGGCTTAGCTCGATGGCAGCGCTGATGGTGACGAGCGGCAACGTTTCGAAGCTGCTCATCATGTACTCGATCAACGTGTTCGTCACGTTCACGCTGTCGATGGTCGGCATGTGTTTGTACTACTACCCGATGAAGGGCAAGATTCCGAACTGGAACATGCGGATGACGCTGTTCACGTTTGGCGCCGTGCTGTGCGCTTCGATCCTGGTTGTGACCATCATTTTCAAGTTTCTCGAGGGTGGTTACATCACGGTGCTCGTCACCGGCGCTTTGACCGGCCTGGCCCTGCTCATTCGTCGTTACTACGTGGGCGTGTCGAAGCGGCTGCGCGGTCTCGACGAAACGCTGGGCACGATCGAAGTGCAAGGCAAACCCAATCTCACACCGCCGAATCCTGATCTGCCGACGGCAGTGATCCTGGTCGGCGGTTACAGCGGCCTCGGTGTGCACACGCTTTTGAACTCGCTGCGGTTTGTGCCGAATCACTTCAAGAATGTGATCTTCATTTCGGTCGGCGTGGTCGACAGCGGAAACTTTAAAGGCATCGAGGCCATGGAAGACCTCCGCATGCACACCGAAGACTCGCTGGAGAAGTACGTCGACCTTGCTCGCCGCCTCGGCTTGCCGTCGCGGGCGTATATGTCGATCGGCACCGATGTGGTCGATGAACTCGAGCAGCTTAGCCGCGTCGTCCATCGCGACTTCCCGGGCGCGGTCGTCTTCGCCGGTCAGCTCGTCTTCCAGCGCGAAACCTGGTACGGCAAGCTGCTGCACAACCAAACGGCCTACTCGCTGCAACGCCGCCTGCAATGGGACGGCGTGCCGATGGTGATTCTGCCGACGCGAGTGCGCGACTAA
- the coaD gene encoding pantetheine-phosphate adenylyltransferase translates to MTRSDSRLAVYTGSFDPLTLGHMNVIRRAARLVDTLVVGIGVNAEKRTLFTPEERVDLVERVTRPLGNVEVKAFSNLAVEFVRQCGSRVMVRGVRPLTDLAGEFTMMMANKHLDPAIETVFLMADEEFAHVSSSLIKQITPLANDEMLSRFVPAEIIPALRAKLA, encoded by the coding sequence ATGACCCGCTCCGATTCCCGCCTGGCCGTTTATACCGGTTCGTTCGACCCACTCACACTGGGCCATATGAACGTCATCCGCCGCGCGGCCCGCCTGGTCGACACGCTCGTCGTCGGCATCGGCGTGAACGCAGAGAAGCGAACCCTCTTCACCCCCGAAGAGCGGGTCGATCTCGTCGAGCGCGTAACGCGGCCCCTCGGCAATGTCGAAGTAAAAGCCTTCTCGAACCTCGCCGTCGAATTCGTCCGCCAGTGCGGCTCACGCGTGATGGTCCGCGGCGTGCGGCCCCTCACCGACCTGGCCGGCGAGTTCACCATGATGATGGCCAACAAGCATCTCGATCCCGCGATCGAAACGGTCTTTCTGATGGCCGACGAAGAATTTGCCCACGTCAGCAGCAGCCTGATTAAACAGATCACGCCGCTGGCGAACGATGAGATGCTGAGTCGGTTTGTGCCGGCCGAGATTATTCCGGCGCTGCGGGCGAAGTTGGCATAA